In Arthrobacter sp. SLBN-112, a genomic segment contains:
- a CDS encoding helix-turn-helix domain-containing protein, with the protein MAAVTVDDILSDLPLGFASLILRPGPSAPAIERFLIVDADDESVEAAKAFVLLIGVRGRSALPALRRLLKDPPPVVAMKGQRDDLAEAEELLRAAGSGLLLVDPAADWDRLLSIAKDRIQPRSYQSEVLTLLEEDLFAIAQTTARLTSSHVLIEDAANKVLAYSTVTNDIDELRKASILARRGPRKYELLLKDLGAYRELHRTRQPVRVPARPQDGLRERVAIALFAGDRIMGYIWLQETGGGFGPDVEYVLTGSAARVSAELIRYRNQQSVHMREDRIARILSGPAEAAAGAHSGKIPSEAPAALILMGMSDADSRADDAALKHGELANLASIHAAAYKASAVVGQFNGDTAIIVPDLQSSTAEAGLRSLAEAIVRDARKHLGIIPFAAVGPLVPDLLSLHTVTRVTEALLACVGTAEPGTVAGVADFEAEILYREAVRNFHTSPFRHRSLAALLQDDAELAETLRVYFDASFDVAECARQMNLHKNTVYYRVAKATRVTGLNFGSPRDSLVALLHLQEWAASNNNSGRK; encoded by the coding sequence ATGGCCGCGGTTACGGTGGATGACATCCTCTCGGATCTTCCGCTTGGCTTCGCCAGCCTCATCCTCCGGCCCGGCCCTTCGGCGCCGGCCATCGAACGGTTCCTGATTGTCGACGCCGATGATGAATCAGTCGAGGCCGCCAAAGCCTTTGTCCTGCTCATCGGGGTCCGCGGCAGGTCTGCGCTGCCTGCCCTCCGGCGCCTGCTGAAGGACCCGCCCCCGGTAGTCGCAATGAAGGGCCAGCGGGACGACCTGGCAGAAGCGGAAGAGCTCCTGCGGGCAGCCGGATCGGGGCTCCTGCTGGTGGACCCGGCAGCAGACTGGGACCGACTGCTGTCCATCGCCAAGGACCGGATCCAGCCGCGCAGCTACCAGAGCGAAGTGCTGACGCTGCTCGAGGAAGACCTGTTCGCGATTGCCCAGACCACGGCGCGGCTCACGTCCAGCCACGTGCTCATTGAGGATGCGGCCAACAAAGTCCTGGCCTATTCCACGGTCACCAATGACATCGATGAGCTCCGGAAAGCGTCCATCCTGGCCCGCCGCGGCCCCCGGAAGTACGAACTGCTGCTCAAGGACCTGGGTGCCTACCGGGAACTCCACCGCACCCGTCAACCGGTCCGCGTCCCCGCGAGGCCCCAGGACGGGCTGCGGGAACGGGTGGCCATCGCGCTCTTTGCCGGCGACCGGATCATGGGTTACATCTGGCTCCAGGAGACCGGTGGAGGCTTCGGCCCGGATGTTGAATATGTCCTGACGGGATCCGCGGCACGCGTCTCGGCAGAACTGATCCGCTACCGCAACCAGCAGTCCGTACACATGCGGGAGGACCGGATTGCGCGGATCCTGTCGGGTCCGGCAGAAGCCGCCGCCGGCGCGCACAGCGGAAAAATCCCCTCTGAAGCTCCCGCCGCGCTCATCCTGATGGGCATGTCCGACGCCGACTCGCGTGCCGACGACGCCGCGCTCAAGCACGGGGAACTTGCCAACCTCGCGTCCATCCACGCGGCCGCCTACAAGGCCTCCGCCGTCGTCGGCCAGTTCAACGGCGACACGGCCATCATCGTCCCGGACCTGCAGTCAAGCACCGCGGAAGCGGGGCTGCGGTCCCTTGCCGAGGCAATCGTCCGGGACGCCCGCAAACACCTCGGCATCATCCCCTTCGCCGCCGTCGGCCCCCTGGTGCCGGACCTGCTGTCCCTCCATACGGTGACCCGTGTGACGGAGGCGCTGCTGGCCTGCGTGGGCACTGCGGAACCCGGCACGGTTGCCGGGGTGGCCGATTTCGAAGCGGAAATCCTGTACCGCGAGGCGGTGCGGAACTTTCATACCTCGCCCTTCCGGCACCGCAGCCTGGCAGCGCTCCTCCAGGATGACGCAGAACTTGCCGAAACCCTCCGCGTGTATTTCGATGCGTCCTTCGACGTCGCCGAGTGCGCCCGGCAGATGAACCTGCACAAGAACACCGTGTATTACCGGGTGGCCAAGGCCACCCGGGTGACGGGCCTCAACTTCGGCAGTCCCCGGGACTCACTCGTGGCTCTGCTCCATCTTCAGGAGTGGGCCGCTTCAAACAACAATTCAGGCAGGAAATGA
- a CDS encoding carbohydrate ABC transporter permease → MSATITGRRSAPTADVDRPGSHRQHEVLRLLPGPLLVIILVFLGSLVLIPVLYIFLASVNSDIGVAKGEFWPSSVTLENYSKIWTSVGLATGLTNSVLVAGSTAVVSAALSISTAFVLVRYSFRGRLSILRGLLALQSVPGTLMVLPVFVLFSSAATYLGIQVIGTQWGLFVTYLTFAMPFSTWVMVTYLRGLPKELEEAAKIDGASNLGVLFRIVLPLSWPGIVVSGIFAFLLGWNDVLFASVMTRPESQTAAVALQIFGASQEGGAIPYYGQMMAAALVCAAPVVILYLIFQRYLVGGLTAGGVK, encoded by the coding sequence ATGAGCGCCACGATCACCGGTCGTCGGAGCGCGCCAACCGCCGACGTCGACCGTCCGGGTTCGCACCGCCAGCACGAGGTGCTGAGGCTCCTCCCGGGCCCCCTGCTGGTCATCATCCTTGTCTTCCTGGGTTCCTTGGTCCTGATTCCGGTGCTGTACATCTTCCTGGCGTCAGTGAACTCGGACATCGGAGTCGCCAAAGGCGAGTTCTGGCCGTCATCGGTCACGTTGGAGAACTACTCGAAGATCTGGACCAGCGTGGGCCTGGCCACCGGCCTGACCAACAGCGTCCTGGTGGCCGGATCAACGGCCGTAGTTTCCGCGGCCTTGTCCATTTCCACCGCATTCGTCCTGGTCCGGTACAGCTTCCGGGGAAGGCTCAGCATCCTGCGCGGCCTCCTGGCACTGCAGTCCGTCCCGGGAACCCTGATGGTGCTGCCGGTCTTCGTGCTCTTTTCCTCGGCGGCCACCTACCTCGGCATCCAGGTGATCGGGACCCAGTGGGGCCTGTTCGTGACGTACCTGACCTTCGCCATGCCATTCTCCACCTGGGTGATGGTCACCTACCTCCGCGGGCTTCCCAAGGAACTGGAAGAAGCTGCCAAAATCGACGGCGCGTCCAACCTCGGTGTCCTGTTCCGCATCGTCCTGCCCCTGAGCTGGCCCGGCATCGTCGTCTCCGGCATCTTCGCCTTCCTGCTCGGCTGGAACGACGTCCTGTTCGCCTCGGTGATGACGCGCCCTGAAAGCCAGACCGCCGCCGTCGCCCTGCAAATTTTTGGTGCCTCGCAGGAAGGCGGCGCCATCCCTTACTACGGCCAGATGATGGCCGCAGCCTTGGTGTGCGCAGCACCGGTGGTCATCCTTTACCTGATTTTCCAGCGATACCTAGTAGGCGGGCTGACCGCCGGAGGAGTTAAATAA
- a CDS encoding thiamine pyrophosphate-dependent enzyme has translation MTPEPQPTVTASRPQPAAVVDDRKNLHPNAPDHAQPTLKSAGHVIIDSLVAHGVERTYVVPGESFLDVLDGLHGSAIETIVCRHEGGAAYMAEADGKMNQRPGVAMVTRGPGAANAHVGLHTAWQDSTPMLLFVGLIPFAHRDREAFQEFDIKSWFDTGAKRVMVLDHPERASEIVAEAMFAAMSGRPGPVVVGLPEDIIRQQVSPALHPAIPVAAGGMASTDAAALEAALAKSSKPLFVTGGNDWTQEAADQLTEWLERHHIPAAAEWRTQGTVPFDSPSYVGPIGYGRPRPTYDLLEETDLLVFVGTVPGDVITDGFVCRQDWTKENFLVTVDPSLRGRSGPVSRQILAKPEAFVRGLAGITLPVKDEWRDWTARMRAEQERFAALPPAAPGAGQARMDTLMANLVPRLPEDAVVTFGAGEHTNWAHRYFPTRRYASMLSARNGSMGYSIPSAIAASLADPHRRVVTIAGDGEFLMNGQELATAAQYGAAPLVVVMDNQEYGTIRTHQERHYPQRVSGTQLKNPDFGLMATAFGGFGITVTDDRDVPAALDSALAAIDRDRTFALIHLVVDQRVKAY, from the coding sequence ATGACTCCAGAGCCGCAGCCCACCGTGACCGCATCCCGTCCCCAGCCCGCCGCCGTCGTCGATGACCGGAAGAACCTCCACCCAAACGCGCCGGACCATGCGCAGCCAACCCTGAAGTCCGCCGGGCACGTCATTATCGATTCCCTGGTGGCCCATGGCGTGGAGCGCACCTACGTTGTTCCCGGCGAGAGCTTCCTTGATGTGCTGGATGGCCTGCATGGGTCCGCCATCGAAACCATCGTCTGCCGCCATGAGGGCGGGGCCGCCTATATGGCCGAGGCCGATGGCAAGATGAACCAGCGTCCCGGGGTGGCGATGGTGACCCGTGGACCCGGCGCCGCGAACGCCCACGTGGGACTGCATACCGCCTGGCAGGACTCCACCCCCATGCTGCTCTTCGTGGGCCTCATTCCGTTCGCCCACCGGGACCGGGAGGCGTTCCAGGAATTCGACATCAAGTCCTGGTTCGATACCGGCGCCAAACGGGTCATGGTCCTTGACCACCCGGAGCGGGCGTCCGAGATCGTGGCGGAAGCCATGTTTGCGGCCATGAGCGGCCGGCCCGGGCCCGTGGTGGTGGGCCTGCCTGAGGACATCATCCGGCAGCAGGTCAGCCCCGCGCTGCACCCTGCGATTCCCGTTGCCGCCGGCGGCATGGCCAGCACGGATGCGGCAGCGCTGGAAGCGGCGCTTGCTAAATCGAGCAAGCCCCTCTTCGTCACCGGCGGCAACGACTGGACGCAGGAGGCCGCGGACCAGCTCACCGAGTGGCTGGAAAGGCACCACATCCCGGCGGCGGCGGAGTGGCGGACGCAGGGTACGGTGCCCTTCGACTCGCCCTCCTACGTGGGACCCATCGGCTATGGCCGTCCACGTCCCACCTATGACCTGCTGGAGGAAACCGACCTGCTGGTCTTCGTGGGCACGGTGCCGGGGGACGTCATTACGGACGGTTTCGTGTGCCGGCAGGACTGGACCAAGGAGAACTTCCTGGTCACGGTGGACCCGTCGCTGCGCGGACGGTCCGGCCCGGTGTCGCGGCAGATCCTGGCCAAGCCGGAAGCGTTCGTGCGCGGCCTTGCCGGCATCACCCTGCCGGTGAAGGACGAGTGGCGGGACTGGACGGCCCGGATGCGGGCGGAACAGGAGCGCTTCGCCGCGCTGCCTCCCGCTGCGCCGGGGGCAGGGCAGGCCAGGATGGACACCCTGATGGCAAACCTGGTGCCCCGGCTTCCCGAGGACGCCGTGGTGACGTTCGGCGCCGGCGAACACACCAACTGGGCGCACCGGTACTTCCCCACCCGCCGCTATGCCTCCATGCTCAGTGCCCGCAACGGCTCCATGGGGTACTCCATTCCGTCCGCCATTGCCGCATCGCTCGCCGACCCGCACCGGCGCGTCGTGACCATCGCGGGGGACGGCGAATTCCTCATGAACGGCCAGGAATTGGCTACCGCCGCCCAATACGGCGCCGCGCCCCTGGTGGTGGTCATGGACAACCAGGAGTACGGCACCATCCGCACGCACCAGGAGCGGCACTATCCGCAGCGGGTCTCCGGCACCCAACTCAAGAACCCGGACTTCGGGTTGATGGCCACGGCGTTCGGTGGCTTCGGCATCACTGTCACGGACGACCGCGACGTGCCGGCCGCCCTGGATTCCGCACTGGCGGCCATTGACCGGGACCGCACATTCGCGCTGATCCACCTGGTGGTGGACCAGCGCGTCAAGGCGTACTAG
- a CDS encoding sugar ABC transporter permease, translating into MSTDASHEVRPAVDSAAGRAPRTADGTGQQPAPKGGPRRKGLSERNRPLWMLIPGGVLMIIIIVVPLLLGIYMSVLNLDQYTLRKWISAPIIGVENFVEAATNSPLLHAVWLSVSYSLLAMVVTLPLGIAAAVATQNAFKGRALIRSVFLIPYVLPSFVVATVWRTMLQPGGIVDEALATVGIHVGLWLNGPQTFWTLVLVQIWASWPFIYLLALSGLQSVDHEVHEASALDGALWWNKLRYVIFPYLKGPLALAFLIGMLHHINNFTLPFVLFGVPAPTDVEVLPILTYVTSFQSFRFGLSAAMAFISLVLIAIPLFVYLRAVKLDDADTPGAKK; encoded by the coding sequence ATGTCAACCGACGCCTCTCATGAAGTACGGCCTGCGGTGGATTCCGCCGCAGGCCGGGCGCCCCGGACCGCTGACGGAACCGGGCAGCAGCCCGCGCCCAAGGGCGGACCAAGGCGCAAGGGCCTGAGCGAGCGGAACCGCCCGCTCTGGATGCTGATCCCCGGCGGGGTCCTGATGATCATCATCATCGTGGTGCCGCTGTTGCTGGGCATCTATATGTCCGTCCTCAACCTGGACCAATACACCCTCCGGAAATGGATCAGTGCACCGATCATCGGAGTGGAAAACTTCGTTGAAGCCGCCACGAACTCTCCCCTCCTGCACGCCGTCTGGCTCAGCGTCAGCTACTCGCTGCTTGCCATGGTGGTGACCCTGCCGCTTGGCATTGCCGCTGCAGTGGCAACCCAGAACGCCTTCAAGGGCCGCGCCCTGATCCGCTCGGTCTTCCTCATCCCGTATGTCCTGCCATCCTTCGTGGTGGCAACCGTCTGGCGTACCATGCTCCAGCCGGGCGGCATCGTGGACGAGGCGCTGGCCACCGTGGGAATCCACGTGGGGCTCTGGCTCAACGGGCCGCAAACGTTCTGGACACTGGTCCTGGTCCAGATCTGGGCCTCCTGGCCGTTCATCTACCTGCTCGCGTTGTCCGGCCTGCAGTCCGTGGACCACGAGGTGCACGAGGCCTCCGCCCTCGACGGGGCGCTCTGGTGGAACAAGCTCCGGTACGTGATCTTCCCCTACTTGAAGGGTCCGCTGGCCCTCGCTTTCCTGATCGGGATGCTGCACCACATCAACAACTTCACCCTCCCGTTCGTGTTGTTCGGCGTCCCGGCGCCCACGGACGTGGAAGTCCTCCCCATCCTGACCTACGTCACCAGCTTCCAGAGCTTCCGCTTTGGCCTGAGCGCCGCGATGGCCTTCATCTCCCTGGTGCTCATCGCCATTCCGCTGTTCGTTTACCTCCGCGCCGTGAAGCTTGACGACGCCGACACCCCAGGAGCGAAGAAATGA
- a CDS encoding extracellular solute-binding protein, which produces MRFKSTTGLAAIITAAALALTGCGSSSGNGGGSTSSDGKVDGTGKTLDVLVGVLSQYPEQQKQWQSDIAAKFKAETGADVKFETFASANDELTRIQTSVVSGQGPDIYGLGTTFTPTAYATKAFVTLSDDDWKKVGGKDRFNQAALGISGPDKDHMAGIPFVSRPFVMAYNKDLLAAAGIDKPATSWDELAAQAKKMTKGDTYGIATGYKDNFDPWKFIWAMSVQAGNPLVDGNKLKMDDPTVKKAYETYFGWLTNDKVVDPASVGWSNSNAVAAFASGKAGYLMMTTSSSIPTLDKSAVAGKYEYALMPTIAPGETQSKSDGDAASILSGDNLVVADYSKQKDLAFAYIKLITSKDEQLNYQKTFGDLPANAEALAALTDAKLKPVADAAAKSKATPFTGAWGDIQLGLLNVTVQSIPDLAAGKVDESALDSRIKDAQTKGQASLDRASKG; this is translated from the coding sequence ATGAGGTTTAAATCGACTACTGGACTTGCGGCGATAATCACGGCTGCAGCGCTCGCCTTGACCGGCTGTGGATCGAGCTCCGGAAACGGCGGCGGCTCCACCAGCTCGGACGGCAAAGTGGACGGGACGGGCAAGACTCTTGATGTCCTGGTCGGCGTCCTTAGCCAGTACCCGGAGCAGCAGAAGCAGTGGCAGAGCGATATCGCCGCCAAGTTCAAGGCGGAAACCGGCGCGGACGTGAAGTTTGAAACCTTCGCATCGGCCAATGATGAACTCACCAGGATCCAGACGTCCGTGGTATCCGGGCAGGGACCGGACATCTACGGTCTCGGCACCACGTTCACCCCCACGGCCTACGCCACCAAGGCCTTCGTGACCCTCTCCGACGACGACTGGAAGAAGGTTGGCGGCAAGGACCGCTTCAACCAGGCCGCTCTCGGTATCTCCGGGCCGGACAAGGACCACATGGCCGGCATCCCCTTCGTCAGCCGCCCGTTCGTCATGGCCTACAACAAGGACCTGCTGGCAGCGGCGGGCATCGATAAGCCCGCAACCAGCTGGGATGAGCTTGCCGCCCAGGCCAAGAAGATGACAAAGGGTGACACCTATGGCATCGCGACGGGCTACAAGGACAACTTCGATCCTTGGAAGTTCATTTGGGCCATGTCCGTCCAGGCCGGAAACCCGCTGGTTGACGGCAACAAGCTGAAGATGGATGACCCCACGGTCAAGAAGGCGTACGAAACGTATTTCGGCTGGCTGACCAATGACAAAGTGGTCGACCCCGCCTCGGTGGGCTGGAGCAACAGCAACGCCGTGGCCGCCTTCGCCAGCGGCAAGGCCGGCTACCTGATGATGACCACGTCCAGCTCCATTCCCACCCTGGACAAGTCAGCGGTTGCCGGCAAGTACGAGTACGCCCTGATGCCCACGATCGCTCCGGGTGAGACCCAGTCCAAGTCGGACGGCGACGCCGCCAGCATCCTCTCCGGCGACAACCTGGTGGTTGCTGATTACTCCAAGCAGAAGGACCTTGCCTTCGCCTATATCAAGTTGATTACCTCCAAGGATGAGCAGTTGAACTACCAGAAGACCTTCGGTGACCTGCCTGCAAACGCCGAAGCCCTCGCCGCCCTGACAGACGCCAAGCTCAAGCCAGTGGCCGATGCCGCAGCCAAGTCCAAGGCCACGCCGTTCACCGGCGCCTGGGGCGACATCCAACTGGGCCTGCTTAACGTCACCGTCCAGTCGATTCCGGACCTGGCCGCCGGCAAGGTGGACGAATCCGCCCTGGATTCACGGATCAAAGACGCCCAAACCAAGGGCCAGGCCTCCCTGGACCGGGCCTCCAAAGGATAA
- a CDS encoding amino acid permease codes for MPNNPNDEVEFDHLIDGGHAHASETSLHAEDKGYHKNLKPRQIQMIAIGGAIGTGLFLGAGGRLNAAGPSLVIAYAVCGFFAFLILRALGELVLHRPSSGSFVSYAREFFGEKAAFVSGWFYWINWATTTIVDITAAALYMHFFGNYIPWMADVPQWAWALTALIVVLALNLVSVKVFGEMEFWFALIKVAALVAFLIIGTYFVIFGTPVSGQQVGISLLSDNGGIFPNGLLPMIILMQGVLFAYASIELVGTAAGETENPQKIMPKAINSVVFRIAVFYVGSVILLALLLPFTSYQKGVSPFVTFFGSIGVQGVDVIMNLVVLTAALSSLNAGLYSTGRILRSMSVNGSAPKFASRMNKAGVPYGGIAITATVSLLGVPLNYLVPADAFEIVLNIASVGIIMTWATIVLCQIQLKRWADKGWVERPSFRMFGAPYTGYLSLLFLIGVLIMVFIDSPLTMLVTAIASILMVAGWYACRTRIRHIAETRDGYTGTSPVIANRTPIT; via the coding sequence ATGCCCAACAACCCCAATGACGAGGTTGAGTTCGACCACTTGATTGATGGTGGTCACGCGCATGCGTCTGAGACCTCCCTGCACGCGGAGGACAAGGGCTACCACAAGAACCTCAAGCCGCGGCAGATCCAGATGATCGCGATCGGCGGTGCGATCGGTACCGGCCTGTTCCTCGGCGCCGGCGGCCGCCTCAACGCCGCGGGCCCGTCCCTGGTGATCGCGTACGCCGTGTGCGGGTTCTTCGCGTTCCTGATCCTGCGCGCCCTGGGCGAACTGGTCCTGCACCGGCCCTCCTCAGGCTCCTTCGTCTCCTACGCCCGCGAATTCTTCGGCGAAAAAGCCGCGTTCGTCTCCGGCTGGTTCTACTGGATCAACTGGGCCACCACCACCATCGTGGACATCACCGCCGCCGCCCTCTACATGCACTTCTTCGGCAACTACATCCCCTGGATGGCCGACGTCCCGCAGTGGGCCTGGGCACTGACCGCCCTGATCGTCGTCCTCGCCCTGAACCTGGTCTCCGTGAAAGTCTTCGGCGAAATGGAATTCTGGTTCGCCCTGATCAAGGTCGCCGCCCTCGTCGCGTTCCTGATCATCGGCACCTACTTCGTCATCTTCGGCACCCCCGTCTCCGGCCAACAAGTCGGCATCAGCCTCCTGTCCGACAACGGCGGGATCTTCCCCAACGGCCTGCTGCCCATGATCATCCTCATGCAAGGCGTCCTGTTCGCCTACGCCTCCATCGAACTCGTCGGCACCGCCGCCGGCGAAACCGAAAACCCCCAAAAAATCATGCCCAAAGCCATCAACTCCGTGGTCTTCCGCATCGCCGTGTTCTACGTCGGCTCCGTGATCCTCCTCGCCCTGCTGCTGCCCTTCACCTCCTACCAAAAAGGCGTCAGCCCCTTCGTGACGTTCTTCGGCTCCATCGGCGTCCAGGGCGTGGACGTCATCATGAACCTCGTCGTCCTCACCGCAGCCCTGTCCTCCCTGAACGCCGGGCTCTACTCCACCGGCCGGATCCTGCGCTCGATGTCCGTGAACGGCTCCGCCCCCAAATTCGCCTCCCGCATGAACAAAGCAGGCGTCCCCTACGGCGGCATCGCCATCACCGCCACCGTCTCCCTCCTCGGCGTCCCGCTGAACTACCTCGTCCCCGCCGACGCCTTCGAAATCGTCCTGAACATCGCCTCCGTCGGCATCATCATGACCTGGGCCACCATCGTCCTGTGCCAGATCCAACTCAAACGCTGGGCCGACAAAGGCTGGGTCGAACGCCCCTCCTTCCGCATGTTCGGCGCCCCCTACACCGGCTACCTCTCACTCCTCTTCCTCATCGGCGTCCTCATCATGGTCTTCATCGACTCACCCCTGACCATGCTCGTCACCGCCATCGCCTCCATCCTCATGGTCGCCGGCTGGTACGCCTGCCGCACCCGCATCCGCCACATCGCCGAAACCCGCGACGGCTACACCGGCACCTCCCCCGTCATCGCCAACCGGACACCCATCACGTAA
- a CDS encoding LacI family DNA-binding transcriptional regulator, producing MANPSVEAARQGAGDANTRRDRPPTIRDVAELAGVATSTVSRALSRPDRVNPRTRVRIEEAAAELNYVPSSQARGLSSGRTNAVAVLVPDITNPFYFDIIRGTQHQLKAAGVTQLLVDTEESNEMELDALHKMRKSADGFILAASRLTDAQLAEVSQSQPLVTFNRASTSAPTVMIDTPSAIIQALEHLASLGHHKVCYVAGPPTSWSNQMRWKVFEEDATKRGMEVHRIGPYVPKTTSGAAAADAAVRTGATACIVFNDLLAIGMLQRLQARGIRVPADMSIIGSDDIFGADFCNPPLTTISSPIEQAGRVAVSMLLAQLNPLPGSATRKLAVMPTHLTVRESTGPAPA from the coding sequence ATGGCTAATCCATCGGTGGAGGCTGCTCGACAGGGCGCCGGAGACGCGAACACCCGGCGGGACCGGCCCCCCACCATCCGGGATGTGGCGGAGCTCGCCGGCGTGGCCACGTCCACGGTCTCCCGGGCCCTCTCGCGGCCCGACCGGGTGAATCCGCGGACGCGGGTCCGGATTGAAGAGGCGGCAGCGGAACTCAACTACGTACCGAGCTCACAGGCGCGCGGCCTTAGCTCGGGGCGGACCAACGCAGTGGCCGTCCTGGTGCCCGACATCACCAACCCGTTCTACTTCGACATCATCCGGGGTACCCAGCACCAGCTCAAGGCCGCCGGCGTGACCCAGCTCCTGGTGGACACCGAGGAGTCCAACGAGATGGAGCTGGATGCGCTGCACAAGATGCGCAAGTCTGCCGATGGCTTCATCCTTGCCGCCTCACGCCTGACGGATGCCCAGCTGGCAGAGGTCTCGCAGTCGCAGCCCCTGGTGACTTTCAACCGCGCCTCCACCAGCGCCCCGACAGTCATGATCGATACGCCTTCGGCCATCATCCAGGCGCTGGAGCACCTGGCATCGTTGGGACACCACAAGGTCTGCTATGTCGCCGGACCACCCACGTCATGGTCAAACCAGATGCGGTGGAAAGTCTTCGAAGAGGACGCCACGAAGCGCGGGATGGAAGTCCACCGGATTGGCCCCTACGTACCGAAGACGACGTCCGGGGCGGCCGCAGCGGACGCCGCAGTCCGCACCGGGGCCACTGCCTGCATCGTCTTCAACGACCTGCTGGCCATCGGCATGCTCCAGCGCCTGCAGGCCCGCGGTATCCGGGTACCCGCGGACATGAGCATCATCGGCTCGGACGACATTTTCGGCGCAGACTTCTGCAATCCGCCGCTGACCACCATCTCCAGCCCCATCGAGCAGGCGGGCAGGGTGGCGGTGTCCATGCTCCTGGCCCAGCTCAATCCGCTCCCGGGAAGCGCCACCCGGAAGCTCGCCGTCATGCCAACCCACCTGACGGTACGGGAATCGACGGGACCGGCGCCCGCCTGA
- a CDS encoding glutaminase — protein sequence MTTTLSAPPLDILLEEIVRQHRPRTETGAVPGNIPFLATVPFNRFGIAVATTSGEVFSSGDADVPFSIQSISKVFTLAMALQGSRSARLWSRVLREPSGTAFNSLVQLEAEHGIPRNPFINAGALVVTDHLMEETPDAATQLLRFLTEQAGTRGGAGSQSPFIDEAAAAGELAGSSRNLALAHFLKDFGNLTQPAESVVENYVRQCSIMMTCKELARAGLFLANDGLGRSGRVLSRSEAKRIGSIMLTCGMYDAAGEFAYRVGLPGKSGVGGGILVIVPGQCAICVWSPRLDPKGNSLAGTAALADLSDRTGWSVF from the coding sequence ATGACCACGACGCTCAGCGCACCGCCCCTGGACATCCTCCTCGAGGAGATCGTCCGGCAGCACCGGCCGCGGACGGAAACGGGTGCAGTACCCGGCAACATCCCCTTCCTGGCCACAGTCCCCTTCAACCGTTTCGGGATCGCCGTCGCCACCACCTCCGGTGAAGTCTTCAGTTCCGGCGATGCCGACGTTCCCTTCTCCATCCAGAGCATCTCCAAGGTATTCACCCTGGCCATGGCACTGCAGGGAAGCCGCTCCGCCCGGCTGTGGTCGCGGGTACTGCGCGAACCCTCCGGAACGGCGTTCAACTCGCTGGTCCAGCTCGAAGCCGAGCACGGCATCCCCCGCAACCCCTTCATCAACGCCGGCGCCCTGGTGGTCACGGACCACCTGATGGAAGAGACGCCCGACGCCGCCACACAGCTCCTGCGGTTCCTCACCGAACAAGCGGGTACACGGGGAGGCGCGGGCAGCCAGAGCCCGTTCATCGACGAAGCCGCCGCTGCCGGCGAATTGGCCGGCAGCAGCCGCAACCTGGCCCTCGCGCACTTCCTGAAGGACTTCGGCAACCTCACGCAGCCTGCGGAATCCGTGGTGGAAAACTATGTCCGCCAATGCTCCATCATGATGACCTGCAAGGAGCTGGCCAGGGCCGGGCTGTTCCTTGCCAATGACGGCCTGGGGAGATCGGGCAGGGTGTTGTCCCGCAGCGAGGCCAAGCGGATCGGTTCCATCATGCTGACCTGCGGCATGTATGACGCCGCCGGCGAATTCGCGTACCGGGTGGGCCTGCCCGGCAAGAGCGGTGTGGGCGGCGGCATCCTGGTCATCGTCCCGGGCCAGTGCGCCATCTGTGTGTGGAGCCCGCGCCTTGATCCAAAAGGCAATTCCCTCGCCGGCACGGCAGCTCTGGCCGACCTCTCCGACCGCACCGGCTGGTCAGTTTTCTAA